A region of the Arthrobacter sp. FW306-07-I genome:
TGAGGTAGCCGGCCAGCCACTCTGCCTGCCGCCAGCCCGGCCCCACCAGCCCCGACGGACCCTTGGCATTGCGGCACCCCGCGCAGCCCGGGTCCGGGCAGCGGACCTCGGCGCAGTCGCCGATGGCAAAAATGTGCGGTTCGTGGTGCGCCCGCAACCGGTGGTCCACCAGGATGCCGGTACCGGTGGACAGCCCGCATCCTTCGGCCAGTTCGGTCCGGGGACGGACACCGCACGAAATGACCAGGAGGTCGCCGTCAATCGCGGACCCGTCATCGAGCAGCAAAGCCGAGAAGCCGCCGTCGGGCCCGTTGTGCTCCACCCCCGTGGAACGTGCGTTGGCGGCCACCCGTACGCCGCACCGCCGCAGCCCCGCGGCAAGGACCGCTCCGCCGCCGCGGTCGATGCTCCTGCCCAGCGGGTGCGGGCCGTTGTGGACCACCGTCACGGTGGCGCCCTCCTCCGCCGCTGCCAACGCCGTTTCCAGCCCCAGCACCCCGCCGCCCAGCACCACCACCCGCTTGCCGCCGTCCACCGCCTTCCGCAGCACAGCGGCGTCGCTCAGGTCCCGCAGCGCCGTAACGCCCGCGGGAAGGACCGGGGTAGCGGGATCCGGGTTGATGCCGGTGAGGTTGGGGATCACCGGGCGGGACCCGGTGGCGAAGACCAGCCGGTCGTAGTGGACCATGAACCCGTCCGAGAGCAGGACCTGCTGCCGCGCCCGGTCCACGCGCTTCACCCGCATGCCCAGGCGGACGTCCACGCCCTCCTCGGCCAGCCCGGCCGCGTCAGCAAGTGCCAGGGCGTCTGCAGTGGTCCGGCCGACCCCGAGATCCGCCACGAGCACGCGGTTGTAGGCGGCATCGGCTTCCGCGCCCACCACCGTGAGCCGG
Encoded here:
- a CDS encoding FAD-dependent oxidoreductase, whose amino-acid sequence is MSEQIVIVGFGPVAARLVDELLPAVRGGRIRLTVVGAEADAAYNRVLVADLGVGRTTADALALADAAGLAEEGVDVRLGMRVKRVDRARQQVLLSDGFMVHYDRLVFATGSRPVIPNLTGINPDPATPVLPAGVTALRDLSDAAVLRKAVDGGKRVVVLGGGVLGLETALAAAEEGATVTVVHNGPHPLGRSIDRGGGAVLAAGLRRCGVRVAANARSTGVEHNGPDGGFSALLLDDGSAIDGDLLVISCGVRPRTELAEGCGLSTGTGILVDHRLRAHHEPHIFAIGDCAEVRCPDPGCAGCRNAKGPSGLVGPGWRQAEWLAGYLTLLAEGAAAEAELLPALPPEQPGVVVLKARGMNMAVAGDNSADPWDEEILTAGAATGRPRLQVSQWADPEHGRYVKMTTRGGVLEGLVAVGMPRTAAELVGLFERGAELPADRSLLLRLDGPDQLPGAGPVDPAGTVCRCAGVSGAAITAAVSDGCATVAEVSKATRAGTGCGGCHEDIKGLIERHFSPALP